GGTGGGCGATGGAGCCGCGGGGGAAGGGGCCGGGGGTGATCTTCGGGCCGGAGGTGCACTGCTACAAGTGTCCGATCCAGCATTCCTATCCTCAGTGCGGGATCGCGTGCGCGGACTATATCGAACACATGATCCGGAACGAGAGCGATGTGGCTGCGGTGTTGGTTGAGCCGATCGTGGGGACGAACGGTGTCATCGTTCCGCCGCAGGAGTACATGGCCAAGCTGCGCAGGATCTGCGACGACAACGGCGTGCTGCTGATTGCGGATGAGGTGATGAGCGGGTGGGGCCGGGCTGGGGCGTGGTTTGCGATGGACCTGTGGGGGGTCGCACCGGACATCCTGACGACGGCGAAGGGGATTACGTCAGCGTACGTGCCGCTGGGGCTGTGTGCGACGAGCGAGAAGATAGGGGACTACTTTCAGGACCACTACTTCGCGCATGGGCATACCTATGAGGCGCATCCGATGACGCTGCTGCCGGCGGTGGCGACGATCAACGAGATGAAGCGGCTGAAGCTGGTGGAGCGGGCGAAGGAGCTGGCGCCGTTCGTGGAGCAACGGCTGAAGGCGCTGAAGGCGAAGCATCCGAGCGTGGGGGATGTGCGCGGGAAAGGGCTCTTCTGGGCTGTGGACTTGGTGAAGGACCAGCAGACCAAGGAGCCGTTCAACACGTACTCGGACAAGGTCAGCGGGAAGCCGCTGCTGGTGGACCAGATAGCGGCGAAGATGGCTGGGGATGGAGTGATGATTCAGGCGTGGGTGAGCCATTTCGTGATTGCGCCACCGCTGATCGTGACTCGCGAGCAGCTGGATGAGGGAATTTCTGTTCTCGACCGGCACTTGTCGATTGCGGATGAGCAGTGCGTTTGAGGAGATGAGGGAGGGTCCCCCTCCCCCCGGCTTTTTGGCAAAATCTTCATAAAAGGGGACTTAGGCTCGGACCTAATGCGCCTGTGTTGTGCAAAATATTGAAAACAAATGGTATTATCTACAAAATCTTAGAAACAAAGGACTTAGATGGTTGAAAGCCGGGCTGCGTGAGGTGAGTTAATTTTTGCCCCCTGCCTGGACGCTCGGGTTTGTCAAGCAGGGTGGATTCGGTTCGTGGTTGAAAAGGGTCGCGAGCTGGAGGCGCGCCGCGCGGTCTCGGGGTCCTTCGACTGCGCCCGCTATGCGGCTTCGCTCAGGATGACGGTCCATCGGTGAGGGCGGCAAAAATACTGAGGTCCTTCGCCTGGGGCTCAGGATGACGGCTCTTTTACGCAGCTCAATATGACGGTTTGTCGGTGAGGGCGGCAAAATAGCGAGGTCCTTCGCCTACCACCGACGAGGAGAGAACGCTCGCCGGGGGCCCCGGACGGCTCAGGATGACGGTGCGCCGGTGGGCGCGGGCGTGTTGCCGCGTACGGGCGTGTTGCTGTGCGCGTGGGTTGGTTCGGTGAGTTGGACGGAGCCGGAGGGGGTGGAGGTGAAGGTTTCGGTGTAGAGGCGGCGCTTTTCGATGTCGAGGTAATCGATGGTGAGGTGGGGCCCGGAGATGGTGAGGTTGGCGTAGCCGTTCCAGCCGGCGGTGTCGCCGTTGCCGATGGGGTAGTCGTTGCGAGAGTCGTAGAAGCGGAGGGGGACTTCCTTGAATTTAGGCGGAGTCTTTTCGACGGGCATGCCGCCGTGGCCGATGCAGCGTCCGAAGCAGCTGAGGGCGGGGGTGTCGGGTGGCGCGTGGAGATCGTAGACGGCGAGGCGGTGCTCATGGCCCCAGAGCCAGAGGACGTCCTGGTTGGGGAAGAACTCGGCGAGCTGCTGGCCGGGCTTGGGGAAGGTTTCGTCGGGGAAGGCGGAGTAGTACTGGTGGTGCGAGAGCAGGATGGTGGCTTTGGGGCGCTCCTGCGGGCGGACGTTGGTGCGAAGCCAGTCGATCTCGCTGGGTTCAAGCCGGCCGTCGCCGCCGATGGCTTTGATGGAGCGCAGGCCGGGGACGGAGCCGAGGATGGGGACTCCGGCGGAGTTGTAGCCGGTGTCGAGGCCGATGATGCGCCAGTGGTCGGACTCGAGGCAGAAGTAGCTGGCGCGTTGCTGCTGACCGGGTGTGGGCGAGCCGAAGGGCAGGACCTTGGTGTAGTAGGGGCGGCCGCCGGCGTAGAGCTCATGGTTGCCGGGCATGGTGAGCGTGCCGACGGCGCCGCGGGGGAATCGGACGGGAGTCTGGCCGGTGCATTGGATGCCGAGGAAGTTTTCTTCGACCTCGACCTCATCGCCGATGTAGTAGACGTCGCCGAGATGGATGGTGTAGTCGGGGTGAAAGTCGGCCATGTTGGTGGCGATACGCGCGGCCTCTTCGGTGCCGGTGCCCCAATCGCCGGCGATGGAGAGGCGGATGGGGTCGTGGCCCTTGGCGGAATGGAGCGGGTAGATGCCGGAGTGGCCGTCGAGTGGGTAGGTGGGGAACGGCTTGTAGCGGCCGGTGAAGATGCCGCGAATATATTTGCGGATCCAAGGCCAGGGACGCTGCACGAAGATGGCGAGCAGAGGATAGCGGCCGATATGGCCGGACTCGGCGAGCGAGCTCTGCATGTGGGCCATGAGCGGCGAACGGCCGATCAAGGGGATATTGCTGTGGCGGGCGATTCGATTGGACTTGTAGTGGTGCTTAGCGTTCTTGGACATTCGATGGGTTGGATGCAAAACGGAATGAAGGATTACTGTTGCCGTGGGTGGGTGAAACAGCCCCAACCGTCATTGTGTCCGCCCCATACATCGGCAGTCTTTTGCAGCAGCGATTCAAACTCCTCTATTTCCTGATGAGACGGCTGCATACGCTTAGCAACAACGACGTCCCACGGAAACTCCTGCTTACATTCTGTCAAC
This Acidobacteriaceae bacterium DNA region includes the following protein-coding sequences:
- a CDS encoding aminotransferase class III-fold pyridoxal phosphate-dependent enzyme, whose amino-acid sequence is MSTTTTNPSETTQNSLTSQEVVQITRETNYGTWRFQKGWNPLHIVDAEGCYITDANGKRYLDFSAQLMCMNLGHKNQAVIDAIKQQAEDLAYAMPGYATTARAELSKLLLEVLPKGLNKFFFTTSGTDANEAAFKIARMYTGKTKIIARYRSYHGSTSSSIAATGDPRRWAMEPRGKGPGVIFGPEVHCYKCPIQHSYPQCGIACADYIEHMIRNESDVAAVLVEPIVGTNGVIVPPQEYMAKLRRICDDNGVLLIADEVMSGWGRAGAWFAMDLWGVAPDILTTAKGITSAYVPLGLCATSEKIGDYFQDHYFAHGHTYEAHPMTLLPAVATINEMKRLKLVERAKELAPFVEQRLKALKAKHPSVGDVRGKGLFWAVDLVKDQQTKEPFNTYSDKVSGKPLLVDQIAAKMAGDGVMIQAWVSHFVIAPPLIVTREQLDEGISVLDRHLSIADEQCV
- a CDS encoding ribonuclease E inhibitor RraB, which encodes MFLPNDDNGDALRRLLAEGDDLSLPRNVDFTVVFPDQASAEGFARDLEELGYRVAVKLTECKQEFPWDVVVAKRMQPSHQEIEEFESLLQKTADVWGGHNDGWGCFTHPRQQ
- a CDS encoding metallophosphoesterase; translation: MSKNAKHHYKSNRIARHSNIPLIGRSPLMAHMQSSLAESGHIGRYPLLAIFVQRPWPWIRKYIRGIFTGRYKPFPTYPLDGHSGIYPLHSAKGHDPIRLSIAGDWGTGTEEAARIATNMADFHPDYTIHLGDVYYIGDEVEVEENFLGIQCTGQTPVRFPRGAVGTLTMPGNHELYAGGRPYYTKVLPFGSPTPGQQQRASYFCLESDHWRIIGLDTGYNSAGVPILGSVPGLRSIKAIGGDGRLEPSEIDWLRTNVRPQERPKATILLSHHQYYSAFPDETFPKPGQQLAEFFPNQDVLWLWGHEHRLAVYDLHAPPDTPALSCFGRCIGHGGMPVEKTPPKFKEVPLRFYDSRNDYPIGNGDTAGWNGYANLTISGPHLTIDYLDIEKRRLYTETFTSTPSGSVQLTEPTHAHSNTPVRGNTPAPTGAPSS